TGCCACGGTTTTCAGGGGTATCAATCACAGTAATTGTATTGTGAATCTTACGGATACCAAGGCCACGCGCACACTGTTGATGGGCTTTCAAGCGACCATTCAGACTGCGGTATAACGTCACTTTGAGTTGTTTCGCGGAAGTCATTATTTACCCCTTAATGTCTGCAACGGCTTTACCACGTTTCGCCGCAATCATCTCAGGTGATTGCATTGAACCCAGTGCAGCGATCGTAGTGCGAACCACATTGCCCGCATTACGTGTGCCTTGGCATTTGGACAGTACGTTACGTACTCCCGCCACTTCCAGAACCGCACGCATCGCACCACCAGCGATAACGCCTGTACCTTCAGAAGCGGGCTGCATGTAAATACGTGCTGCGCCCTGTTCGTATTTGATAGGGTATTGCAAAGTACCG
The sequence above is drawn from the Thiothrix subterranea genome and encodes:
- the rpsE gene encoding 30S ribosomal protein S5, producing the protein MAKAEHTSAPSDGLQEKLVKVNRVAKTVKGGRIMSFTALTVVGDGNGRVGFGYGKAREVPAAIQKAMDQARRNMVTVSLVDGTLQYPIKYEQGAARIYMQPASEGTGVIAGGAMRAVLEVAGVRNVLSKCQGTRNAGNVVRTTIAALGSMQSPEMIAAKRGKAVADIKG
- the rpmD gene encoding 50S ribosomal protein L30, whose translation is MTSAKQLKVTLYRSLNGRLKAHQQCARGLGIRKIHNTITVIDTPENRGMINKISYMLKVEEA